In one Chroicocephalus ridibundus chromosome Z, bChrRid1.1, whole genome shotgun sequence genomic region, the following are encoded:
- the LOC134508698 gene encoding urea transporter 2-like: MELGEIVVADHPSERQLYTEQKPRAYDLLGRSVNRIHQVFGYLTGEMKEYGEWMKNKPLMVQLVDWILRGTSQVMFVNNPLSGLIILVGIFIQSPWWMLTGCIGMIMSTLTALALSQDRSAIAAGLHGYNGILVGLLMAVFSDKGDYYWWLLPPVAVISMACPILSSALGSILSKWDLPVLTLPFNIAVTLYLAATGHYNPFFPTTLIKPVASAPNITWSAINVPLLLQSIPVGAGQAYGCGNPWTGGIILVALFISSPLICLHAAIGSTVGMFAALSIASPFDSIYLGLHNYNCALACIAIGGMFYALTWQIHLLSLACALFCAYSGAALANALSVLGLPLCTWPFCFSALLFLLINSDNPAIYKIPLCKVTYPEANRIYYLRMKRRASESRREEQKRKQQKPSGDSKISTGGTPLCTPKARHAY, from the exons ATGGAGCTTGGAGAGATCGTTGTGGCTGACCATCCCAGTGAGAGGCAGTTGTACACGGAGCAGAAGCCAAGAGCCTACGACCTGCTGGGCAGAAGCGTAAATCGGATCCACCAAGTTTTCGGGTATCTCACAGGAGAAATGAAGGAATACGGAGAGTGGATGAAAA ATAAGCCTCTAATGGTCCAGCTGGTGGACTGGATCTTGCGAGGGACCTCTCAGGTGATGTTTGTCAACAACCCTCTCAGCGGGCTGATCATTTTAGTGGGGATCTTCATCCAGAGCCCCTGGTGGATGCTGACGGGCTGTATTGGAATGATCATGTCCACATTAACTGCGCTGGCCCTCAGTCAGGACAG ATCAGCCATTGCAGCTGGGCTGCACGGCTATAACGGGATCCTGGTGGGATTGCTCATGGCCGTCTTCTCCGACAAAGGCGATTACTACTGGTGGCTCCTTCCTCCTGTGGCGGTTATATCGATGGCCTG TCCAATCCTATCCAGTGCTTTGGGATCCATCCTCAGTAAATGGGACCTTCCTGTTCTCACTCTGCCCTTCAATATTGCGGTGACTTTGTACTTGGCAGCCACAGGACACTACAACCCCTTCTTCCCTACAACCCTCATCAAGCCTGTAGCCTCGGCGCCCAATATCACCTGGTCTGCAATCAATGTGCCACTG ctcttgcagTCCATCCCCGTCGGTGCCGGGCAAGCGTACGGTTGTGGAAACCCCTGGACTGGAGGCATCATCCTTGTTGCTTTATTCATCTCCTCCCCACTTATTTGTTTACACGCTGCAATTGGATCAACAGTGGGGATGTTTGCAG CGCTGAGCATTGCATCACCCTTTGACAGCATCTACCTTGGCTTACACAACTACAACTGCGCGCTGGCGTGCATTGCGATTGGGGGCATGTTCTACGCCCTCACCTGGCAGATTCATTTGCTGTCACTTGCCTGCG CATTGTTTTGTGCCTACTCCGGAGCAGCTCTTGCTAATGCCCTGTCTGTG ctTGGGCTGCCACTCTGCACCTGGCCCTTTTGCTTCTCCGCACTTCTCTTTTTGCTGATAAATTCAGACAACCCAGCCATCTACAAAATCCCTCTCTGCAAAGTCACCTACCCTGAAGCCAACCGGATCTACTACCTGAGAATGAAGAGAAGAGCATCCGAgagcaggagagaagagcagaaacGCAAGCAGCAGAAACCCTCTGGCGACTCAAAGATAAGCACAGGAGGCACCCCCCTGTGCACCCCCAAAGCCCGCCACGCTTACTGA